From Rhodopseudomonas palustris, a single genomic window includes:
- a CDS encoding LysR substrate-binding domain-containing protein: MLAPLDLRLLQTFIVLVQTGSFSETSRRLGRTQPAVSLQLNRLEEATGAPLFTKVGRRLVLTNHGELVLGYARTIMGLQDELRARLAAPKLDGAVVLGMPDLYAAYLLPGILSDFRSAYPNVDVELKCALSSKLMASVEKAEIDLAIVTGMPAFKVGELVAQEDLVWVTSERGSVHLENPVPLAMLPPGNIFRDFGLAALESIGRIWRLSCISESISGIQAAVFAGIAVSVVGKSSVLPGMRVLGRGDTFPALPKVDLVLYRSARSANPAAEALASVIVRHFANSALAPAARFVRTQAGSGSHD; the protein is encoded by the coding sequence ATGCTCGCACCGCTCGACCTCCGCCTGCTGCAGACCTTCATCGTGCTGGTTCAGACCGGCAGTTTTTCCGAAACGTCGCGGCGATTGGGCCGGACCCAGCCGGCTGTCAGCCTGCAGCTCAACCGGCTCGAGGAAGCAACCGGGGCTCCGCTGTTCACCAAGGTCGGGCGCAGGCTGGTGCTGACAAATCACGGTGAGCTGGTGCTCGGCTATGCGCGCACCATCATGGGCCTGCAGGACGAACTACGCGCCCGCCTCGCTGCGCCAAAGCTCGACGGCGCGGTCGTTCTCGGAATGCCCGATCTGTATGCCGCCTATCTGCTACCCGGCATCCTGTCGGATTTTCGCAGCGCCTATCCCAACGTCGATGTCGAGCTGAAATGCGCGCTGTCCAGCAAGCTGATGGCTTCGGTCGAGAAAGCCGAAATCGATCTTGCGATCGTCACCGGGATGCCCGCGTTCAAGGTCGGAGAGCTGGTCGCGCAGGAGGATCTGGTCTGGGTGACGTCGGAGCGTGGCTCGGTCCACCTCGAAAATCCGGTGCCGCTGGCGATGCTGCCGCCAGGCAACATCTTTCGCGACTTCGGGCTCGCCGCGCTGGAAAGCATCGGCCGGATCTGGCGGCTGAGCTGTATCAGCGAGAGCATCAGCGGCATTCAGGCCGCCGTGTTCGCCGGCATCGCCGTCAGCGTCGTCGGCAAGAGTTCGGTGCTTCCGGGGATGCGGGTGCTCGGCCGCGGCGACACCTTCCCGGCCTTGCCCAAGGTCGATCTGGTGCTGTACCGCTCGGCGCGGAGTGCCAATCCTGCGGCAGAGGCGCTCGCCAGCGTGATCGTCCGGCATTTCGCGAATTCAGCGCTCGCTCCCGCGGCGCGTTTCGTGCGAACCCAGGCCGGCAGCGGCTCGCACGACTAA
- a CDS encoding ABC transporter substrate-binding protein — MHNTTRRHFIRLAVTATALAATSLTALAEDRVIKVGTLKLIHGITPYFYEKFVPAGVKVVVVPFESPTDGKNAVATGSVDFGIFGLAAATLGGANGEPVVVVGAACNRGMAIVAGKDSGIASIKDLKGKKVAIWPGSTQEVVILDRLAAEGMTIKDIQSVRVSFSDMAPALARGDIDAYVGAEPAAGISLASGVGKIVEYPYSTPTGSLNMVLSTRRELIEKDPELIRTLLKVHRKASEYAMSNRDAFVEMAMQKLGQQKASIEQAAPNVELTWNIDDQFLKQAQYYGAQMLDKKQIRQLPDYKTFIDASFIKAISAS; from the coding sequence ATGCACAACACCACCAGACGCCACTTCATCCGCCTCGCGGTGACCGCGACCGCACTTGCCGCCACCAGCCTGACGGCGCTTGCGGAGGATCGCGTCATCAAGGTCGGAACGTTGAAGCTCATTCACGGCATCACGCCGTATTTCTACGAGAAGTTCGTGCCGGCGGGCGTCAAGGTCGTGGTGGTGCCGTTCGAGAGTCCGACCGACGGCAAGAACGCCGTGGCCACCGGGTCGGTCGATTTCGGCATCTTCGGCCTCGCGGCGGCGACGCTCGGCGGTGCCAATGGCGAGCCGGTGGTGGTGGTCGGCGCCGCCTGCAACCGTGGCATGGCGATCGTCGCCGGCAAGGATTCCGGCATCGCCAGCATCAAGGATCTGAAGGGTAAGAAGGTCGCGATCTGGCCGGGCTCGACCCAGGAGGTGGTGATCCTCGACCGGCTGGCCGCCGAAGGCATGACGATCAAGGACATCCAATCGGTCCGCGTCTCGTTCAGCGACATGGCGCCGGCGCTGGCGCGCGGCGACATCGACGCCTATGTCGGCGCCGAGCCGGCAGCAGGTATCAGCCTCGCCAGCGGCGTCGGCAAGATCGTCGAGTATCCGTACTCGACGCCGACCGGTTCGCTGAACATGGTGCTCAGCACCCGGCGCGAACTGATCGAGAAAGATCCCGAACTGATCCGCACGCTGCTGAAGGTGCACCGCAAGGCCAGCGAATACGCGATGAGCAACCGCGACGCGTTCGTCGAGATGGCGATGCAGAAGCTCGGCCAGCAGAAAGCCTCGATCGAGCAGGCGGCACCGAACGTCGAGCTGACCTGGAACATCGACGATCAGTTCCTGAAGCAGGCGCAGTATTACGGCGCCCAGATGCTCGACAAGAAGCAGATCCGGCAGTTGCCCGACTACAAGACCTTCATCGACGCAAGCTTCATCAAGGCGATCTCGGCGTCGTGA
- a CDS encoding ABC transporter permease: MTRTSAAPARGGCRPPGKLAARLRATALALIVPLGLLLAWDLMVRWTGTRLVPPPSGVATMMWDFAFGGIYDDAYSASLPIHFWKSVQRVYGGFFLAALIGIPLGLMIGRIPLLRALLDPTLALLRPIPVTAWLPLSMIFFGLGPKSAVFLVFLGAFYPILLNTVFGVKSVDVRLFEAAGMLGCNGPQLFRSVVLPAALPSIFNGLRLGASFAWILIVVGEMTGVPEGLGAVIMDGRTLSRTDLVITGMIIIGITGFLSDRILVMLSNYFLRWSPQHHA; encoded by the coding sequence ATGACCAGGACTTCCGCCGCACCTGCGCGCGGCGGATGTCGTCCCCCCGGCAAGCTCGCAGCCAGGCTACGCGCCACAGCCCTCGCGCTGATCGTGCCGCTCGGCCTGCTGCTGGCGTGGGACTTGATGGTGCGCTGGACCGGGACGCGGTTGGTTCCGCCGCCATCCGGCGTCGCGACGATGATGTGGGATTTCGCCTTCGGAGGAATCTACGACGACGCCTACAGCGCCAGCCTGCCGATCCACTTCTGGAAATCGGTACAGCGGGTGTATGGCGGCTTCTTTCTGGCTGCGCTGATCGGAATTCCGCTTGGGTTGATGATCGGACGGATTCCGCTTTTGCGCGCGTTGCTCGATCCGACGCTCGCACTGCTGCGGCCGATCCCGGTCACCGCCTGGCTGCCGCTGTCGATGATCTTCTTCGGCCTTGGGCCGAAGTCGGCCGTGTTCCTGGTCTTCCTCGGCGCGTTCTATCCGATCCTGCTCAATACCGTGTTCGGGGTGAAGTCGGTCGATGTCCGGCTGTTCGAGGCCGCCGGGATGCTCGGCTGCAACGGGCCGCAACTGTTCAGATCCGTCGTTCTGCCGGCGGCGCTGCCGAGCATCTTCAACGGTCTGCGGCTCGGCGCGTCGTTCGCCTGGATCCTGATTGTGGTCGGCGAGATGACCGGCGTGCCGGAAGGTCTCGGCGCCGTGATCATGGACGGCCGCACGCTGTCGCGCACCGATCTCGTCATCACCGGCATGATCATCATCGGCATCACCGGATTCCTGTCGGATCGCATCCTGGTGATGCTCAGCAACTACTTCCTGCGCTGGAGTCCGCAGCACCATGCTTGA
- a CDS encoding ABC transporter ATP-binding protein, producing MLDQTTNRDAPPVILEVSGLNKIYHASNGPVEALRSVDLTVRKGEFVCLLGASGCGKSTLLRIIAGFETATQGSVGVYGCEVRGPGPDRGMVFQDYALFPWLTVRQNIGFGPSHRRVAPKEVDKLTERFMAMVGLTAFADRYPHQLSGGMKQRVAIARVLANDADILLMDEPFGALDALTRAALQEELIEIWRTTKLTVIFVTHSVEEAVLLADRVVVMSSSPGRIDRDVAIELARPRDVASVEFNALRRSITQQLTSHVGAGRKVAATADS from the coding sequence ATGCTTGATCAAACCACCAATCGTGACGCGCCGCCGGTGATCCTGGAGGTGAGCGGGCTGAACAAGATCTATCACGCGTCCAACGGGCCGGTGGAGGCGCTGCGCAGTGTCGATCTGACGGTGCGCAAGGGCGAGTTCGTCTGTCTGCTCGGCGCTTCGGGCTGCGGCAAGTCGACCCTGCTGCGGATCATCGCCGGCTTCGAGACGGCGACGCAGGGCTCGGTCGGCGTGTACGGTTGCGAGGTGCGCGGTCCCGGCCCGGACCGCGGCATGGTGTTTCAGGACTACGCGCTGTTCCCGTGGTTGACGGTGCGGCAGAACATCGGGTTCGGGCCCAGCCATCGCCGGGTCGCGCCGAAGGAGGTCGACAAGCTCACCGAGCGGTTCATGGCGATGGTCGGGCTGACGGCATTCGCCGACCGCTATCCGCACCAGCTCTCCGGCGGCATGAAACAGCGTGTGGCGATCGCCCGCGTGCTCGCCAACGACGCCGACATTCTGTTGATGGACGAGCCGTTCGGTGCGCTCGACGCGCTGACCCGCGCGGCGCTGCAGGAGGAGCTGATCGAGATCTGGCGGACCACCAAGCTGACCGTGATCTTCGTCACCCATTCGGTCGAGGAGGCGGTGCTGCTCGCCGACCGTGTCGTGGTGATGAGCTCGTCGCCGGGCCGGATCGATCGAGATGTTGCGATCGAGCTGGCTCGCCCGCGCGATGTCGCCTCGGTGGAGTTCAATGCGCTTCGGCGCAGCATCACGCAGCAACTCACCAGCCATGTCGGCGCCGGCCGCAAGGTTGCAGCGACGGCGGATTCCTGA